In Microbacterium binotii, one DNA window encodes the following:
- the rpmF gene encoding 50S ribosomal protein L32 produces the protein MAGNPPKRKVSRSNTRSRRAQWKAEAPALVKTIENGKVVYSRPHQAKVVTDSQGTELFLEYKGRKVADV, from the coding sequence ATGGCAGGTAACCCCCCGAAGCGCAAGGTTTCGCGCTCCAACACCCGTTCGCGCCGCGCGCAGTGGAAGGCCGAGGCTCCCGCCCTCGTCAAGACCATCGAGAACGGCAAGGTCGTCTACAGCCGCCCGCACCAGGCGAAGGTCGTCACCGACTCGCAGGGTACCGAGCTGTTCCTCGAGTACAAGGGCCGCAAGGTCGCTGACGTCTGA
- the coaD gene encoding pantetheine-phosphate adenylyltransferase, whose translation MSNRIAVVPGSFDPPTLGHLDVIRRAAGLYDEVHVLVVHNPGKEAMLPIAQRVSLLEQSIREDGFPAEHVTVASWSVGLLVDYATEVGAGVLVKGIRSQVDVAYETPMAIVNRHLAGVETVFLLPDPSHALVSSSLVRQVASLGGDVSPYVPPVVSRFLDTGGRGI comes from the coding sequence GTGAGCAACCGGATCGCCGTCGTCCCCGGCTCCTTCGACCCGCCCACCCTCGGTCACCTCGACGTCATCCGTCGGGCCGCGGGTCTGTACGACGAGGTCCACGTGCTCGTCGTGCACAATCCGGGCAAGGAGGCGATGCTCCCCATCGCTCAGCGTGTCTCCCTACTGGAGCAGTCGATCCGCGAGGACGGCTTCCCGGCCGAGCACGTGACGGTGGCGTCATGGAGCGTCGGCCTGCTGGTCGACTACGCGACGGAGGTCGGTGCCGGTGTGCTCGTCAAGGGCATCCGCTCGCAGGTGGACGTCGCCTACGAGACGCCGATGGCGATCGTGAACCGCCATCTCGCAGGGGTCGAGACGGTGTTCCTGCTGCCCGACCCCTCGCACGCACTCGTGTCGAGCTCGCTCGTGCGACAGGTCGCCTCTCTCGGCGGTGACGTCTCGCCGTACGTTCCGCCGGTCGTCTCGCGATTCCTTGATACGGGCGGGCGCGGCATCTGA
- a CDS encoding YceD family protein, with amino-acid sequence MREVSFDVPAPDKWGEGLVSVAQGEEVHIEARLESVHEGILVTGDVEAEYTGVCGRCLIDIAAPVEVEFQELFAYPGSEASDFEVQDDHVDLENLVRDGVVLSLPFQPVCRPDCPGLDPETGERLADHPAQAPREALDPRWAALADLVAEPATEPGDAGQSTQTS; translated from the coding sequence ATGCGCGAGGTGTCCTTCGACGTTCCCGCGCCCGACAAATGGGGCGAAGGACTCGTCTCCGTCGCACAGGGCGAGGAGGTGCACATCGAGGCTCGCCTGGAGTCCGTCCACGAGGGCATCCTCGTCACCGGGGACGTCGAGGCCGAGTACACGGGCGTGTGCGGACGATGCCTCATCGACATCGCCGCGCCTGTCGAAGTCGAGTTCCAGGAGCTTTTCGCGTATCCTGGTTCGGAAGCGTCCGACTTCGAAGTTCAAGACGACCACGTGGATCTTGAAAATCTGGTCAGGGATGGCGTCGTCCTGTCGCTTCCGTTCCAGCCGGTGTGCCGGCCGGATTGCCCAGGTCTCGACCCCGAGACCGGTGAGCGTCTGGCAGACCACCCCGCGCAGGCACCGCGCGAAGCCCTCGATCCTCGCTGGGCAGCGCTTGCGGACCTGGTAGCGGAACCGGCCACGGAGCCCGGCGACGCAGGACAAAGCACACAGACCTCGTAG
- the rsmD gene encoding 16S rRNA (guanine(966)-N(2))-methyltransferase RsmD, producing the protein MTRIIAGAAGGLRLDVPASGTRPTSDRVRESLFAALESQDMLAGARVLDLYAGSGALGLEALSRGAVHVDLVEHNPKAAAVVRRNAEVIARAAGATARAHRSTVNAFLRQGGGEYDLVFLDPPYDIADAELAEALALLRPLLSADALVVVERAKRSTEPEWELSDLEQVRERRHGDTALWWAQPRPASQSA; encoded by the coding sequence GTGACGCGCATCATCGCCGGAGCCGCCGGCGGACTCCGACTCGACGTGCCGGCCAGTGGCACCCGGCCGACGAGCGACCGCGTGCGTGAGTCCCTCTTCGCCGCGCTCGAGTCCCAGGACATGCTTGCCGGCGCCCGCGTACTGGACCTGTACGCCGGCTCGGGCGCGCTCGGCCTCGAAGCGCTCAGCCGTGGCGCCGTGCACGTCGATCTCGTCGAGCACAATCCGAAGGCCGCCGCCGTGGTGCGGCGCAACGCCGAGGTGATCGCCCGCGCCGCCGGCGCGACGGCGCGGGCCCACCGCAGCACGGTGAACGCGTTCCTTCGTCAGGGCGGAGGCGAGTACGACCTCGTGTTCCTCGACCCGCCCTACGACATCGCCGATGCGGAACTGGCCGAGGCGCTCGCACTGCTGCGCCCTCTGCTCTCCGCCGACGCTCTCGTGGTCGTCGAGCGTGCGAAACGCTCCACCGAGCCCGAGTGGGAACTCTCAGACCTGGAGCAGGTGCGCGAGCGCCGTCACGGCGACACCGCGCTGTGGTGGGCTCAGCCGCGCCCCGCGTCCCAATCCGCGTAA
- the thiL gene encoding thiamine-phosphate kinase: MDERSETTVAELSEREILRRILARVGSGSAVVGPGDDAAVLAPGGQVVATVDTLVHGPDFRLAWTGGFDLGWKAAAVNLADVAAMGARPTALLVALAMPEDTTIGFVEAMADGLRAACDELAPGCAVEGGDLTVSDTLTVAVTALGELDGPAVLRSGARQGDTVAIAGELGGAARGLRLLFTRFRDDDARPMPVDPQVLTDTEREDIAAQLRPHPPIALGPRAAAAGARAMMDVSDGLVLDATRLADASGVTIALETAPLGPDAEVALSGGEDHALLATFPAHVDLPEGFRRIGTVRARGEHPVTVDGASPADRGGWDPYADWDAGRG, encoded by the coding sequence GTGGACGAGCGCAGCGAGACGACCGTGGCGGAGCTGAGCGAGCGGGAGATCCTGCGCCGCATCCTGGCGCGTGTCGGGTCCGGCTCGGCCGTGGTCGGTCCCGGGGACGACGCAGCAGTGCTGGCGCCTGGCGGGCAGGTCGTCGCGACCGTGGACACCCTGGTGCACGGCCCGGATTTCCGGCTCGCGTGGACCGGAGGGTTCGACCTCGGCTGGAAGGCCGCCGCCGTGAACCTCGCGGACGTGGCCGCCATGGGTGCGCGTCCCACCGCATTGCTCGTCGCGCTCGCGATGCCGGAGGACACGACGATCGGCTTCGTCGAGGCCATGGCGGACGGCCTGCGCGCGGCGTGCGACGAGCTCGCACCCGGGTGCGCCGTGGAGGGCGGCGACCTGACGGTCTCCGACACCCTCACCGTCGCCGTCACCGCATTGGGGGAGCTCGACGGCCCCGCGGTGCTCCGATCCGGCGCGCGGCAGGGCGACACGGTCGCGATCGCGGGGGAGCTGGGCGGTGCCGCGCGCGGGCTGCGACTCCTGTTCACCCGGTTCCGCGACGACGATGCGCGCCCGATGCCGGTCGACCCGCAGGTGCTCACGGACACGGAGCGCGAGGACATCGCAGCCCAGTTGCGCCCGCATCCGCCCATCGCCCTCGGACCCCGTGCGGCGGCGGCGGGCGCGCGCGCCATGATGGATGTGTCCGACGGTCTCGTGCTCGACGCGACCCGCCTGGCGGATGCCTCCGGCGTCACGATCGCGCTCGAGACGGCGCCTCTCGGCCCGGATGCGGAGGTCGCGCTCAGCGGCGGGGAGGATCACGCCCTTCTGGCCACCTTCCCCGCTCACGTCGACCTCCCCGAGGGGTTCCGTCGGATCGGCACGGTCCGCGCGCGCGGCGAGCATCCGGTCACGGTGGACGGCGCGAGTCCCGCCGATCGCGGCGGATGGGATCCTTACGCGGATTGGGACGCGGGGCGCGGCTGA
- the rnc gene encoding ribonuclease III yields the protein MTDAAADLSALSEKLGVDIDPELLALALTHRSYAYEHGQIPHNERLEFLGDSVLGQAVTVKLYRSHPELDEGSLAKRRASVVSTVALAEVARSIGLGTYIRLGRGEQLTRGDDKDSILADTTEAIIGATYLSAGSDAATALVLRLIEPLLADPERYDAAVDPKTALQELAARLGLPAPVYRVDSTGPDHARVFEGAVTVGDLSTTGSGTSKKQAEMAAALTAWRTLSGRD from the coding sequence GTGACGGACGCAGCTGCGGATCTCTCCGCACTTTCCGAGAAGCTCGGGGTCGATATCGACCCCGAGCTTCTTGCGCTGGCGCTGACGCATCGCTCGTACGCGTACGAGCACGGCCAGATTCCGCACAACGAGCGGCTCGAGTTCCTTGGCGACTCGGTGCTCGGACAGGCTGTGACGGTCAAGCTCTACCGCTCGCATCCCGAACTCGACGAGGGTTCGTTGGCCAAGCGGCGAGCGAGTGTCGTGTCCACGGTGGCCCTCGCAGAGGTCGCCCGTTCGATCGGTCTGGGCACGTACATCCGCCTCGGCCGCGGCGAGCAGCTGACTCGAGGCGACGACAAGGACTCGATCCTCGCCGACACGACCGAGGCGATCATCGGCGCGACCTACCTCTCCGCCGGATCGGATGCGGCGACCGCACTCGTACTGCGCCTCATCGAGCCACTGCTGGCGGACCCGGAGCGGTACGACGCCGCGGTCGACCCGAAGACCGCGCTGCAGGAGCTCGCTGCACGACTGGGGCTGCCTGCGCCCGTCTACCGGGTGGACTCGACCGGTCCCGACCACGCCCGTGTCTTCGAGGGCGCGGTGACCGTGGGTGATCTCAGCACGACGGGCTCGGGGACGAGCAAGAAACAGGCCGAGATGGCGGCTGCCCTGACGGCGTGGCGCACCCTCAGCGGGCGCGACTGA
- a CDS encoding ATP-dependent DNA helicase RecG, with translation MSVTLDSRLDGVIGGKAATTLQRAFGMRTVGDLLTHYPRRYAKHGELTPIDSLTVDEQVTIVAQVKSVTDRRMKNRRGSILEVVITDGRGDLVLTFFNQSWRQDQLKVGRRGTFSGKVGEYRRQMQLAHPDYQLFEDESVALMNAQAYASQPIPIYPATASLSSWKIGELISHTLDLLAPLDDPIPDDIRAREGLLSFREALERVHRPDFDDAVDQAVHTLRWQEALVLQTALLQQRQLVRALSAEPRPAGSLLERFDAALPFDRTPDQVSVGDAIAADLVGPWPMNRLVQGEVGSGKTLVALRAMLQVAQSGGQSALIAPTEVLAAQHLRSLTKMLGPTLAPELMPTLLTGQMGAAERRKAALRVAAGQALIVVGTHALLSDKTTFADLALVVVDEQHRFGVEQRETLRAKGTSPHALVLTATPIPRTVAMTVFGDLDVSTIRTMPAGRAGIQSFVAPVGEKPAWFERVWMRAAEEVEKGYQVFVVCPAIDVEPETAIAEAGQEPSATIDDLPDDAGAARPRWGVVQVVGLLAEHPRFADKRIALLHGKLPSDEKDAVMRAFAAGDIDVLVATTVVEVGVDVPNASTMIILDADRFGVSQLHQLRGRVGRGSVPGLCLLVTDAPPRTSARTRVEAVAATLDGFELAEVDLQLRGEGNVLGAAQSGARSSLRMLRVVTDADLIARARSDGEVILVDDPALLRHPGLAGAIERRLDADERAALGKN, from the coding sequence ATGTCCGTCACCCTCGATTCCCGTCTCGACGGCGTGATCGGGGGCAAGGCCGCGACGACCCTGCAGCGGGCGTTCGGGATGCGGACGGTGGGCGATCTGCTGACGCACTACCCGCGTCGGTACGCGAAGCACGGTGAGCTCACCCCCATCGATTCGTTGACGGTCGACGAGCAGGTCACGATCGTGGCGCAGGTCAAGAGCGTCACCGACCGGAGGATGAAGAACCGACGAGGCTCGATCCTCGAGGTCGTGATCACCGACGGCCGCGGCGACCTCGTGCTCACCTTCTTCAATCAGTCGTGGCGGCAGGACCAGCTCAAGGTCGGCCGGCGAGGCACTTTCTCGGGCAAGGTCGGCGAGTACCGCCGTCAGATGCAGCTCGCGCATCCGGACTATCAGCTCTTCGAAGACGAGAGCGTGGCGTTGATGAACGCACAGGCGTACGCCTCGCAGCCCATACCGATCTACCCGGCGACCGCATCGCTGTCGAGCTGGAAGATCGGTGAGCTGATCTCCCACACGCTCGATCTGCTCGCACCTCTCGATGATCCGATCCCGGACGACATCCGCGCTCGCGAGGGGCTGTTGAGCTTCCGCGAAGCGCTGGAGCGCGTGCATCGGCCGGACTTCGACGATGCCGTCGACCAGGCGGTTCACACTCTGCGCTGGCAGGAGGCGCTCGTCCTGCAGACCGCTCTGCTGCAGCAGCGCCAGCTCGTCCGTGCGCTGTCGGCGGAGCCTCGCCCGGCCGGCTCTCTCCTGGAGCGCTTCGACGCCGCGCTGCCGTTCGACCGCACGCCCGACCAGGTGTCGGTCGGCGACGCGATCGCCGCCGATCTCGTCGGCCCCTGGCCCATGAACCGCCTCGTGCAAGGCGAGGTGGGCTCCGGTAAGACGCTCGTGGCTCTGCGTGCCATGCTCCAGGTGGCCCAGAGCGGTGGGCAGTCGGCGTTGATCGCACCGACGGAGGTGCTCGCCGCACAGCATCTGCGCTCACTCACGAAGATGCTCGGTCCCACCCTCGCTCCCGAGCTCATGCCGACGCTGCTCACCGGTCAGATGGGCGCCGCCGAACGGCGCAAGGCGGCGCTGCGGGTCGCCGCCGGACAGGCGCTCATCGTCGTCGGCACGCACGCGCTGCTCAGCGACAAGACGACCTTCGCCGACCTCGCCCTCGTCGTCGTGGACGAGCAGCACCGCTTCGGCGTCGAGCAGCGCGAGACGCTGCGCGCCAAAGGCACGAGTCCGCACGCGCTCGTGCTCACGGCGACGCCTATCCCGCGAACCGTGGCGATGACCGTGTTCGGCGACCTCGACGTCTCCACGATCCGCACGATGCCTGCCGGCCGGGCCGGCATCCAATCGTTCGTCGCGCCCGTGGGCGAGAAGCCCGCCTGGTTCGAACGTGTCTGGATGCGCGCCGCGGAGGAAGTGGAGAAGGGCTATCAGGTCTTCGTGGTGTGTCCGGCCATCGACGTCGAGCCCGAGACCGCGATCGCCGAAGCCGGGCAGGAGCCCTCGGCCACGATCGACGATCTCCCCGACGACGCGGGTGCCGCCCGTCCACGGTGGGGCGTCGTGCAGGTCGTCGGGCTTCTCGCCGAGCATCCCCGGTTCGCCGACAAGCGCATCGCGCTGCTGCACGGCAAGCTCCCCTCCGACGAGAAGGACGCGGTCATGCGCGCGTTCGCCGCGGGCGACATCGACGTGCTGGTGGCGACCACCGTCGTCGAGGTCGGTGTCGATGTGCCCAACGCGTCGACGATGATCATCCTCGACGCGGACCGCTTCGGCGTGTCTCAGCTGCATCAGCTCCGCGGACGCGTCGGACGCGGTTCGGTGCCCGGGCTCTGCCTGCTCGTGACGGACGCGCCGCCGCGCACATCCGCTCGCACGCGCGTGGAGGCGGTCGCGGCGACGCTCGACGGCTTCGAGCTCGCCGAGGTGGACCTCCAGTTACGGGGCGAGGGCAACGTGCTCGGAGCAGCGCAGTCGGGAGCACGCTCGTCTCTGCGGATGCTGCGCGTCGTCACGGACGCCGATCTCATCGCGCGTGCGCGCAGCGACGGCGAGGTGATCCTGGTCGACGACCCCGCGCTGCTGCGGCATCCCGGACTCGCGGGTGCGATCGAGCGTCGGCTGGATGCGGACGAGCGGGCGGCGCTGGGAAAGAACTGA
- a CDS encoding NAD(P)H-dependent glycerol-3-phosphate dehydrogenase: MLGAGSWGTTFGKILADGGANVVMWARRPELANEIHTGKRNTKYLPGINLPRTMTATSHLAEALEGVDQVYLSMPSQALRESLAGVRPLLEGSSVPVVSLMKGVEKRTGLRMSQVIEQALACDPARIAVASGPNLALEIAQEQPTAAVISSISPETAEIVARAARNRYFRSFVNTDVIGTEFGGVLKNLIAVAIGIVDGVGYGENTKASIITRGLVEMTDFAVAQGAQPETLQGLAGLGDLIATCQSPLSRNNTAGRLLGQGYKFQDVVGQMQQTAEGLASVAPILQLAKASGVQMPIVEQVKRVLDGTMNPREIAPHLTTDDDTPQGERTQHGQAGSGGALWRSLQRAFDQFRHGGRGSGLA, translated from the coding sequence GTGCTCGGTGCGGGCAGCTGGGGCACCACCTTCGGCAAGATCCTCGCGGACGGCGGCGCGAACGTCGTCATGTGGGCGCGCCGCCCCGAGCTCGCGAACGAGATCCACACCGGCAAACGCAACACGAAGTACCTGCCCGGCATCAACCTGCCGCGCACGATGACCGCGACGTCGCACCTCGCGGAGGCCCTCGAAGGTGTCGACCAGGTGTACTTGTCGATGCCGAGCCAGGCGCTCCGTGAGAGCCTCGCGGGAGTCCGTCCCCTGCTCGAGGGAAGTTCGGTGCCTGTGGTGTCGCTCATGAAGGGCGTCGAGAAGCGCACCGGGTTGCGGATGAGTCAGGTCATCGAGCAGGCGCTCGCCTGCGACCCGGCACGCATCGCGGTGGCGTCCGGCCCGAACCTCGCGCTCGAGATCGCGCAGGAGCAGCCCACCGCCGCCGTCATCTCCTCGATCAGCCCCGAGACCGCGGAGATCGTCGCCCGCGCGGCGCGCAACCGCTACTTCCGTTCCTTCGTCAACACGGACGTGATCGGCACCGAGTTCGGCGGCGTGCTGAAGAACCTGATCGCGGTCGCGATCGGCATCGTCGACGGAGTCGGCTACGGCGAGAACACGAAGGCGTCGATCATCACCCGCGGCCTGGTCGAGATGACCGATTTCGCCGTCGCCCAGGGCGCTCAGCCCGAGACCCTGCAGGGGCTCGCGGGGCTCGGCGACCTGATCGCCACGTGCCAATCGCCGCTCAGCCGGAACAACACCGCCGGCAGGCTGCTCGGACAGGGGTACAAGTTCCAGGACGTCGTGGGGCAGATGCAGCAGACGGCGGAGGGACTCGCATCCGTCGCTCCGATCCTGCAGCTGGCCAAGGCGAGCGGCGTGCAGATGCCGATCGTCGAGCAGGTCAAGCGCGTGCTGGACGGCACGATGAACCCGCGAGAGATCGCCCCCCACCTGACCACCGACGACGACACCCCGCAGGGGGAGAGGACCCAGCATGGACAAGCCGGTAGTGGTGGTGCTCTTTGGCGGTCGCTCCAGCGAGCATTCGATCAGTTCCGCCACGGCGGGCGGGGTTCTGGGCTCGCTTGA
- a CDS encoding D-alanine--D-alanine ligase family protein: MDKPVVVVLFGGRSSEHSISSATAGGVLGSLDRERYRVIPVGLTREGAFVLEDDDPDKFALIADHLPAVVDNGTRIIWPEAAGDRQLRVRDADGTVRELGAVDAVLPILHGSHGEDGTIQGFFDTLELAYAGGGVIDSALCMDKHFMKVALQADGIPVSPGVTVRRADWREDTDAVRPRLAHLELPWFVKPARAGSSVGVSKVHSADELDAALRVAFAEDDKVLVEQGIVGREVEVGVLEGRDGVVRASLPGEIVLSSREFYDFEGKYLGGDGVDVVCPADMTDAEIEAVRAMALRAFAAVDGRGLARVDFFLTADGPIVNELNTMPGFTPISMFPKCWIASGLSYSELLSELIETALARR, translated from the coding sequence ATGGACAAGCCGGTAGTGGTGGTGCTCTTTGGCGGTCGCTCCAGCGAGCATTCGATCAGTTCCGCCACGGCGGGCGGGGTTCTGGGCTCGCTTGACCGCGAGCGCTACCGGGTGATCCCGGTCGGCCTCACCCGCGAGGGCGCGTTCGTGCTCGAGGACGACGACCCGGACAAGTTCGCGCTCATCGCCGATCACCTGCCTGCCGTGGTCGACAACGGCACGCGCATCATCTGGCCCGAGGCCGCGGGCGACAGGCAGCTGCGTGTCCGCGACGCGGACGGCACCGTGCGCGAGTTGGGTGCGGTGGACGCGGTTCTGCCGATCCTGCACGGCTCGCACGGCGAGGACGGCACCATCCAGGGCTTCTTCGACACGTTGGAGCTCGCCTACGCCGGCGGAGGGGTGATCGACTCTGCGCTGTGCATGGACAAGCACTTCATGAAGGTCGCGCTGCAGGCGGACGGCATCCCGGTGTCGCCCGGGGTGACGGTGCGCCGTGCGGATTGGCGCGAGGACACGGATGCGGTGCGCCCGCGCCTCGCCCACCTCGAGCTTCCCTGGTTCGTCAAGCCGGCGCGCGCGGGCTCCAGCGTCGGCGTCTCGAAGGTGCACTCCGCCGATGAGCTCGACGCGGCGCTGCGGGTCGCCTTCGCGGAGGACGACAAGGTGCTCGTCGAGCAGGGCATCGTCGGACGCGAGGTCGAGGTCGGTGTGCTCGAGGGACGCGACGGCGTCGTGCGCGCCTCGCTTCCCGGCGAGATCGTGTTGAGCTCGCGCGAGTTCTACGACTTCGAGGGCAAGTATCTCGGTGGCGACGGGGTGGACGTGGTGTGCCCCGCGGATATGACCGATGCGGAGATCGAAGCTGTTCGGGCCATGGCGCTGCGCGCCTTCGCGGCCGTCGACGGCCGCGGGCTCGCACGCGTCGACTTCTTCCTGACCGCCGACGGCCCGATCGTCAACGAGCTGAACACGATGCCCGGCTTCACGCCGATCTCGATGTTCCCGAAGTGCTGGATCGCGTCGGGCCTCAGCTACTCGGAGCTGCTGTCGGAGCTCATCGAGACGGCGCTCGCGCGACGCTGA
- the mutM gene encoding bifunctional DNA-formamidopyrimidine glycosylase/DNA-(apurinic or apyrimidinic site) lyase has protein sequence MPELPEVEVVRAGLAPAVDGAFVNGVEVLDERALTRHPGDGAHFEAQLAGRTFGVPARRGKFLWIPLADAGEQAVVAHLGMSGQMLLREPGAPRERHERVRFDIRHPHHGELAVVFADQRTFGSLAVDRLVPTPDGAAGGYGTDRASVPTQVAHIARDPLDPAFDDTDFRRLIARKRSGVKRVLLDQGVVSGIGNIYADEALWAARIHPETVAATLSTRAVNRLLAEVRVVLQKALAEGGTSFDAQYVNVNGQAGYFAHSLNAYGRTGESCARCGHAIVRVAFTNRSSHYCPHCQRPR, from the coding sequence GTGCCCGAGCTCCCCGAGGTCGAAGTGGTGCGCGCGGGTCTCGCCCCCGCCGTCGACGGTGCGTTCGTGAACGGTGTCGAGGTGCTCGACGAGCGCGCGCTGACCCGTCATCCCGGCGACGGAGCGCACTTCGAGGCCCAGCTCGCGGGTCGCACGTTCGGCGTACCCGCGCGCCGGGGCAAGTTCCTTTGGATCCCGCTGGCGGATGCGGGGGAGCAGGCCGTCGTCGCGCACCTCGGAATGAGCGGCCAGATGCTCCTGCGCGAGCCGGGGGCGCCGCGCGAGCGTCACGAGCGCGTGCGGTTCGACATCCGGCATCCGCACCACGGCGAGCTGGCCGTGGTCTTCGCCGACCAGCGCACGTTCGGCTCCCTCGCCGTCGACCGCCTCGTGCCCACCCCTGACGGTGCGGCGGGAGGGTACGGGACCGATCGCGCGAGCGTCCCGACGCAGGTGGCGCACATCGCGCGCGACCCGCTCGACCCGGCGTTCGACGATACGGATTTCCGTCGGCTCATCGCGCGGAAGCGGTCGGGCGTGAAGCGTGTCCTGCTCGATCAGGGTGTCGTGAGCGGCATCGGCAACATCTACGCCGACGAGGCGCTGTGGGCTGCCCGCATCCATCCCGAGACCGTGGCGGCGACACTGAGCACCCGAGCCGTCAACCGCCTCCTCGCGGAGGTGCGGGTGGTTCTGCAGAAGGCACTCGCGGAGGGCGGGACGAGCTTCGACGCCCAGTACGTCAACGTCAACGGACAGGCCGGGTACTTCGCGCACTCGCTGAACGCCTACGGGCGCACCGGCGAGTCCTGCGCCCGCTGCGGTCACGCGATCGTGCGCGTCGCCTTCACGAACCGTTCGAGCCACTACTGCCCGCACTGCCAGCGACCGCGCTGA
- a CDS encoding DUF3515 family protein, producing the protein MIRPRLGRLAAVALALLALTGCSSTVALEPAPAANDPRCADVTAYLPQNVAGQDRRWTDAQATGAWGDPAAVILTCGVTPPGPSTLVCQTVSGVDWLVDDSDAPRYRLTSFGRTPAVEIYLDNDVVSSVDVLDSLSSLVAKLPKDGECTARPGTS; encoded by the coding sequence GTGATCCGCCCCCGACTCGGCCGTCTGGCAGCCGTCGCCCTCGCCCTGCTCGCCCTCACCGGCTGCAGCAGCACGGTCGCGCTCGAGCCCGCCCCGGCAGCGAACGATCCGCGCTGCGCGGATGTCACGGCCTACCTTCCCCAGAATGTGGCGGGCCAGGACCGTCGGTGGACGGACGCGCAGGCGACGGGGGCGTGGGGCGACCCGGCCGCCGTGATCCTGACCTGCGGCGTGACCCCGCCCGGACCCTCGACTCTCGTCTGCCAGACGGTGTCGGGCGTGGACTGGCTCGTCGACGACAGCGACGCACCCCGGTACCGCCTCACGAGCTTCGGGCGCACGCCCGCCGTGGAGATCTACCTCGACAACGACGTGGTCTCCAGCGTCGACGTGCTCGACAGCCTCTCGTCCCTGGTCGCGAAGTTGCCGAAGGACGGGGAGTGCACCGCACGCCCCGGCACCTCGTAG
- a CDS encoding lysophospholipid acyltransferase family protein produces the protein MAPQTHRRRRASAEKTRPSVFWLLGGIVVPFVGLIAKIEIEGEDNLPEEGPFVLAPNHHSEIDPLLVAVAVWRMGRAPRFMAKESLFRVPVLGWALRATGMIPVARASSAAAAKQALDTARHLAERRAGVIVYPEGTLTRDPDLWPMRGKTGAARLALVGDIPLIPMAQWGAQQIMPRYGKFRLWPLRRRVRVRVGEPIALEEYRDRAAHPVAQAELTARVMDEIAGLLSDLRGEPAPAARWEPGAHGQSETGRLE, from the coding sequence ATGGCCCCCCAGACGCACCGTCGGCGGCGCGCGTCGGCGGAGAAGACGCGGCCGAGCGTCTTCTGGCTGCTCGGTGGGATCGTCGTCCCGTTCGTCGGTCTGATCGCGAAGATCGAGATCGAGGGCGAGGACAACCTGCCCGAAGAGGGCCCGTTCGTGCTGGCCCCCAACCATCACAGCGAGATCGACCCGCTGCTCGTCGCCGTGGCCGTCTGGCGCATGGGCCGTGCCCCGCGATTCATGGCGAAGGAGAGCCTCTTCCGGGTTCCCGTGCTCGGCTGGGCGCTGCGCGCGACCGGCATGATCCCCGTTGCGCGCGCCTCGAGCGCCGCCGCTGCGAAGCAGGCGCTCGATACGGCGCGTCACCTGGCGGAGCGTCGGGCGGGTGTCATCGTGTATCCCGAAGGAACGCTCACACGCGATCCCGACCTATGGCCCATGCGCGGAAAGACCGGGGCGGCGCGCCTGGCGCTGGTCGGTGACATCCCCCTCATCCCGATGGCCCAGTGGGGTGCGCAGCAGATCATGCCGCGCTACGGCAAGTTCCGCCTCTGGCCGCTGCGCAGGCGCGTGCGTGTGCGCGTCGGGGAGCCCATCGCGCTCGAGGAGTACCGCGACCGTGCCGCCCACCCCGTGGCTCAGGCGGAGCTCACCGCGCGGGTCATGGATGAGATCGCCGGGCTGCTGTCGGATCTCCGTGGCGAGCCCGCTCCCGCGGCGCGCTGGGAACCCGGCGCCCACGGACAGAGCGAGACGGGCCGTCTTGAGTAG